The following coding sequences lie in one Montipora capricornis isolate CH-2021 unplaced genomic scaffold, ASM3666992v2 scaffold_445, whole genome shotgun sequence genomic window:
- the LOC138035986 gene encoding uncharacterized protein, with translation MSEFTPLSPMDPVHVYTYSQASAPPPLSDHSVFMKLHFLNPHKAPGPDGIPAWLLKENAHILAAPVADILNASYQEGRLPFSWNKQTPVSDVNKHLCPISLTPILSKVAEEYVVQDYVKPAVMQKIDPNQFGTVPNSSTTHVLISMLDAWYRGTDGNGAIARVVLFDFKKVFDLIDQHISAKNCCTMIFHPG, from the coding sequence ATGAGTGAGTTTACTCCCCTTAGCCCTATGGACCCCGTGCATGTTTATACATACAGTCAAGCAAGCGCACCACCCCCCCTATCAGATCACTCAGTTTTTATGAAACTTCATTTCTTAAATCCCCATAAGGCGCCTGGTCCAGACGGGATTCCGGCCTGGCTCCTCAAAGAGAATGCTCACATTCTCGCTGCCCCGGTAGCGGACATCCTGAATGCTTCATATCAAGAAGGGCGTCTACCATTTTCTTGGAATAAGCAGACTCCTGTGTCGGATGTTAACAAACATCTCTGCCCAATCTCCTTGACTCCAATATTATCTAAAGTAGCCGAGGAGTATGTTGTCCAGGACTATGTTAAGCCGGCAGTGATGCAGAAAATCGACCCAAACCAGTTTGGAACTGTTCCTAATTCATCCACCACACATGTGCTGATCAGCATGTTGGATGCTTGGTATAGAGGCACAGATGGGAACGGGGCCATCGCTAGGGTGGTCCTGTTCGATTTTAAGAAAGTTTTCGATTTAATTGACCAGCACATTTCTGCGAAAAATTGCTGCACTATGATCTTCCACCCTGGGTGA